A stretch of Castanea sativa cultivar Marrone di Chiusa Pesio chromosome 2, ASM4071231v1 DNA encodes these proteins:
- the LOC142626349 gene encoding uncharacterized protein LOC142626349 — MASAGQLLGPPTQNTAISVDSIILQTKNNLPMTGLTENCSPTFLSTGNPCLDFFFHVVPDTSSDDLIQRLELAWAHDPLTTLKLICNLRGVRGTGKSDKQGFYTSSLWLHKSHPKTLALNLKALVHFGYFKDLPEILYRLLHGSEVRKLAKQAWKENKRAKRRSQYFKRKRDEAQEEGIWEKLEKIFVSKEEENLEMKNVEKISKEQARALRKEREISKAKIALDRYNNDPHYCFLFDCVCDVFAELLKSDLEFLSRGEDFKISLAAKWCPTVDSAYDKSLLICEGIARRVFPKESEKEYEGIEEAHYAYRVRDRLRKQVLVPLHKTLELPEVFMSAKQWNSLPYNRVASVAMKTYKGLFEKHDKERFEEYLEKVKSGKATIAAGALLPHEIIKSLEEDGGQVAELQWERMVSDVAKKGKLTNCIAVCDVSGSMNGTPMEVCVALGLLVSELSEEPWKGKLFTFSENPQLHLVKGDTLLEKTKFIREMDWGMNTDLQKVFDQILEVAVEAKLTEEQLIKRVFVFSDMEFDSATGQYSNIWARLNTEVIDLEPEEEMKKGWETDYEVIQRKFWEKGYSKAPEVVFWNLRDSRSTPVVANQTGVALVSGFAKNLLTLFLEEGGIVNPEDVMRLAIAGEEYKKLVVYD, encoded by the coding sequence aTGGCCTCTGCCGGCCAACTTCTTGGTCCACCGACTCAAAACACTGCCATCAGCGTTGACTCCATAATcctccaaacaaaaaataatttgccgATGACGGGTTTGACGGAAAACTGTTCCCCAACATTCTTATCCACCGGTAACCCTTGTCTCGACTTCTTCTTCCACGTGGTGCCCGATACTTCCTCTGATGATCTGATCCAACGGCTGGAATTGGCCTGGGCCCATGACCCTCTCACCACCCTGAAATTGATATGTAATCTCAGAGGTGTGAGAGGCACTGGAAAGTCTGATAAACAAGGGTTTTACACCTCCTCTCTTTGGCTTCACAAATCTCACCCTAAAACCCTGGCTCTCAATCTCAAGGCCTTGGTTCATTTCGGTTACTTCAAGGACTTGCCTGAGATTCTGTATCGGCTTCTCCATGGCTCTGAGGTTCGTAAACTCGCAAAGCAAGCCTGGAAGGAAAACAAGAGAGCCAAAAGACGTTCCCAGTactttaagagaaagagagatgaggCGCAAGAGGAAGGAATatgggagaaattggagaagaTTTTTGTTTCGAAGGAGGAAGAGAATTTGGAAATGAAGAACGTGGAGAAGATTTCTAAGGAGCAAGCTAGAGCTTTGAGGAAAGAGAGGGAGATTTCTAAGGCTAAAATTGCCTTGGATAGGTATAACAATGATCCACATTACTGTTTCCTTTTTGATTGTGTCTGTGATGTGTTTGCTGAGCTTTTGAAATCGGATTTGGAGTTTTTGAGTCGTGGTGAGGATTTCAAGATTAGTCTCGCAGCGAAATGGTGTCCAACAGTTGATTCGGCATACGACAAGTCGCTGCTGATATGCGAAGGGATTGCGAGGCGGGTTTTCCcaaaagagagtgagaaagagtATGAGGGCATTGAGGAAGCACATTATGCATATAGGGTTAGAGATAGGCTGAGGAAACAAGTTCTTGTTCCATTGCACAAGACTTTGGAATTGCCAGAGGTTTTTATGAGTGCCAAACAATGGAATTCGTTGCCATATAATAGGGTTGCATCGGTGGCAATGAAGACTTATAAGGGTTTGTTTGAGAAGCATGATAAGGAGAGGTTTGAGGAGTATCTTGAGAAAGTGAAGAGTGGGAAAGCGACAATTGCTGCGGGGGCATTGCTTCCCCACGAGATTATCAAGTCATTGGAAGAGGATGGTGGGCAAGTTGCAGAGCTTCAATGGGAAAGAATGGTTAGTGATGTTGCTAAGAAAGGGAAGCTCACAAATTGCATTGCGGTTTGTGATGTTTCGGGGAGTATGAATGGGACGCCAATGGAGGTGTGTGTGGCATTGGGGCTATTGGTGTCGGAGCTTAGTGAAGAGCCTTGGAAGGGGAAGTTGTTTACATTTAGTGAGAATCCCCAGCTTCATTTGGTCAAAGGAGACACTCTTCTTGAAAAGACTAAATTCATAAGGGAGATGGATTGGGGTATGAATACAGACTTGCAAAAAGTTTTTGACCAAATTTTGGAAGTTGCTGTTGAGGCAAAGCTCACTGAAGAACAACTGATAAagagagtttttgtttttagtgaTATGGAATTTGATAGCGCGACTGGGCAGTACAGCAATATTTGGGCGAGACTGAATACTGAGGTTATTGACCTAGAACCAGAAGAGGAAATGAAAAAGGGATGGGAAACAGATTATGAAGTTATACAAAGGAAGTTCTGGGAGAAAGGATACAGCAAAGCCCCGGAGGTTGTGTTTTGGAACCTTAGGGACTCCAGGTCCACTCCGGTTGTTGCGAACCAAACTGGGGTGGCGTTGGTGAGTGGATTTGCCAAGAATTTGTTGACTCTGTTCTTGGAGGAGGGTGGGATTGTTAATCCTGAGGATGTGATGAGATTAGCTATTGCTGGTGAAGAGTACAAGAAACTAGTTGTTTATGATTGA
- the LOC142624981 gene encoding uncharacterized protein LOC142624981: MSVLSWNCRGLGLTLAVRLLTKEVRSKNPTLVAETKAQTSRIKGLQQKLNFTQGIVVPSNGRSSSLELLWKEGIVVHFKSCSHSHIDMVVAEEDSGGPWQLTGFYGHPNIGMRYSCWELLKTLHSQAVLPWVVFGNFNEILHLDEKLGWKDRDSNQMEAFRETLNVCGLYDLGFVGQKYTWCNGRFGDQCTLIRLDRIVANEAWRAKFSEAMVYHVAMAASDHCLLALILKRSKPQRKRYKRVLF, from the coding sequence ATGAGCGTTCTTTCTTGGAATTGTCGGGGTTTGGGGTTGACTCTGGCAGTGCGATTGCTCACCAAAGAGGTGAGATCAAAGAACCCCACCTTGGTGGCGGAAACCAAGGCGCAGACAAGCCGAATCAAGGGACttcagcagaaattaaatttcacCCAAGGAATTGTGGTGCCCAGCAATGGTCGGAGCAGCAGCCTTGAATTGCTATGGAAGGAAGGTATAGTGGTCCACTTTAAAAGCTGCTCCCATTCCCATATTGACATGGTGGTCGCAGAGGAAGATAGTGGAGGACCGTGGCAGTTAACAGGCTTCTATGGGCATCCCAACATAGGTATGCGCTATAGCTGTTGGGAATTATTAAAAACACTCCACTCTCAAGCAGTCCTCCCATGGGTTGTCTTTGGAAATTTCAATGAAATCCTCCATTTAGATGAGAAATTAGGATGGAAAGATAGGGATTCTAACCAGATGGAGGCCTTTAGGGAAACCTTGAATGTTTGTGGGTTATATGACTTGGGTTTTGTTGGGCAGAAGTACACATGGTGTAATGGCAGGTTCGGTGACCAATGCACCCTCATTAGGCTTGATAGGATAGTGGCAAATGAGGCATGGAGAGCTAAGTTCTCGGAAGCTATGGTCTATCATGTGGCTATGGCTGCATCAGATCATTGTTTACTCGCCCTTATTTTAAAGAGGAGCAAACCCCAAAGAAAGAGATACAAGCGGGTTCTTTTTTGA